A window from Caldivirga sp. encodes these proteins:
- a CDS encoding pitrilysin family protein, giving the protein MNVFSVRLSNGLRVVGSHIPNSEVEAIYVFYNVGAKNEKDGIYGGSHLVEHVLFRSIKGLEKSIDELVEGVGGYFNGFTTYDTTAYVEVLPIDKAELGFMIESRRMRNALFLENEFELERNIVLSEFDMGENDEEFRMMLVAGRKMWDSHPYRHMVIGVRRDLETVKRDELYNYYRQYYNPSNAVLVAVGGLTKEDVGKLAELYFSKIEPEGVKGDVEPWDEQFNGVIKITMKGSTLVPRLLTLFKSPGLHNAQGFSRQLFVDFILIGDRRLAYGLTAGEPASIPRFARLYRLVEDGTASSVYASYELTYMNGPYGIVLRGVKDPDKAYNKLIEVISEKPNADEVNSAIARIKARLYSTIDSPSKLGQLYGVGELFANDPEHLVKLMSNAQSLGAEDYVNHVEELIKSAVVVYYG; this is encoded by the coding sequence ATGAACGTGTTCAGTGTAAGGCTTAGTAATGGATTAAGGGTTGTTGGATCACACATACCTAATAGTGAGGTTGAGGCCATATATGTTTTCTACAATGTTGGGGCTAAGAACGAAAAGGACGGCATATATGGGGGTTCCCACCTTGTTGAGCATGTACTCTTCAGGAGTATTAAAGGACTAGAGAAGAGTATTGATGAGCTAGTGGAGGGGGTTGGTGGCTACTTCAACGGTTTCACCACCTACGATACAACAGCCTATGTTGAGGTTCTCCCCATTGATAAGGCTGAATTAGGCTTCATGATTGAGTCTAGGAGAATGAGGAATGCTTTATTTCTTGAAAATGAGTTTGAGCTTGAAAGGAACATTGTATTGAGTGAGTTCGACATGGGTGAGAATGATGAGGAATTTAGGATGATGCTTGTGGCTGGTAGGAAAATGTGGGATTCACATCCATATAGGCATATGGTTATTGGCGTTAGGAGGGATCTTGAGACCGTTAAGCGTGATGAATTATATAACTACTATAGGCAGTACTATAATCCATCTAACGCAGTCCTAGTTGCCGTGGGAGGTTTAACGAAAGAGGATGTGGGAAAGCTTGCTGAGTTATACTTCAGTAAGATTGAACCTGAGGGGGTTAAGGGGGATGTTGAGCCTTGGGATGAGCAATTCAACGGTGTTATTAAGATAACTATGAAGGGTTCAACACTTGTTCCTAGGCTTCTTACATTATTTAAGTCACCTGGCTTACATAACGCCCAAGGCTTCTCAAGGCAGTTATTCGTAGATTTCATATTGATTGGCGATAGGCGATTAGCCTATGGTTTAACAGCAGGTGAACCAGCCTCAATACCTAGGTTTGCTAGGTTATATAGGCTTGTTGAGGATGGTACCGCCTCAAGTGTTTACGCCAGTTATGAATTAACGTACATGAATGGCCCCTACGGTATAGTATTGAGGGGGGTTAAGGACCCTGATAAGGCCTATAACAAGTTGATTGAGGTTATTTCAGAAAAGCCTAATGCCGATGAGGTTAATAGTGCAATTGCCAGAATTAAGGCTAGGCTATACAGCACCATTGACTCCCCCAGTAAGCTTGGTCAATTGTACGGTGTGGGTGAGTTATTCGCCAATGACCCAGAACACCTAGTGAAACTGATGAGTAATGCCCAAAGCTTAGGGGCTGAGGATTACGTTAATCATGTGGAGGAGCTTATAAAATCAGCGGTGGTGGTTTACTATGGCTAA
- the moaA gene encoding GTP 3',8-cyclase MoaA, giving the protein MVLIDKYGRPLLKLRIVVNSECNFNCFFCHFEGQNRHVPSLTPEDIGFTAEVAMRVGVMDFKLTGGEPLLRNDITKIIEELSLRKPKDLSLTTNGYLLGELASRLREAGLMRLNVSLHSLKPERYAFITGTSPKVFNKVIDGLLKAKDAGFSNVKLNMVVTKVNVDEVDDLISFAAKHGFSLQLIELMPVGYGEVSFDENYVDLNIVVKQLMERGRFLGSRVDLHNRPLFSVDGVKVEIVKNYMNPSFCAGCTTMRLTSDGWLKTCLYKPPSVKVWDLIKNRDVDGLIKAFQRANELREPNFKDSNTQLKLSNIKVRLRVG; this is encoded by the coding sequence GTGGTTTTAATTGATAAGTATGGTAGACCATTATTGAAGCTTAGGATTGTGGTTAACAGTGAATGCAACTTCAACTGCTTCTTCTGCCACTTTGAGGGACAGAATAGGCATGTTCCATCATTGACGCCTGAGGACATTGGTTTCACCGCTGAGGTTGCCATGAGGGTTGGCGTAATGGACTTTAAGTTAACTGGTGGTGAACCACTATTACGTAATGATATTACTAAGATAATTGAGGAGCTAAGTCTGAGGAAGCCCAAGGACCTATCCTTAACAACTAATGGTTACCTCCTCGGCGAACTAGCTTCAAGGCTTCGTGAGGCTGGATTAATGAGGCTGAATGTGTCACTACATAGCCTTAAGCCTGAGAGGTACGCATTCATAACTGGGACAAGCCCTAAGGTGTTTAATAAGGTTATTGATGGGTTACTTAAGGCTAAGGATGCTGGATTCAGCAATGTGAAGCTTAACATGGTTGTTACTAAGGTTAACGTTGATGAGGTTGATGATTTAATAAGCTTCGCTGCAAAGCATGGCTTCTCACTGCAGTTAATAGAACTCATGCCGGTTGGGTATGGGGAGGTTTCATTTGATGAAAACTACGTTGACTTAAATATAGTAGTTAAGCAGCTCATGGAGCGGGGAAGGTTCCTTGGAAGTAGGGTTGACTTACATAATAGGCCTCTGTTTAGTGTTGATGGGGTTAAGGTTGAGATTGTGAAGAATTACATGAATCCAAGCTTCTGCGCTGGCTGCACCACAATGAGATTAACAAGCGATGGTTGGCTTAAGACCTGCCTCTATAAGCCTCCCTCAGTTAAGGTTTGGGATCTCATTAAGAATAGGGATGTTGATGGGTTAATTAAGGCCTTCCAGAGGGCTAATGAACTGAGGGAACCAAACTTTAAGGATTCCAATACTCAATTAAAGCTAAGTAACATTAAGGTTAGGTTAAGGGTTGGCTAA
- a CDS encoding LD-carboxypeptidase yields the protein MRYSVKPRRLKEGSTVMLIAPSAPPGYPGSGSTLNIGIDYLRRKGLKVILGDTVKFALNRGFHSASDEVRARDIMNAFTRDDVDAVWCLRGMSGAFRVIRLLDYEVIKEHPKVLVGFSDITALQTAVYAKAGVPSLQAPMLDLNVTPSETGLSRFKRDTDMALSILKGEVMELKPLQDGPFPRVITPGKASGVMIGGNLLKFLLPQSIPSFKINPEGKVLFIEEIALQIHRFDEYLTALGLLGILGGVNAIVYGEIPELREWQVGGSIVESIIDATKTYNPNAPSFLNYPCCHGGDQQGLNTYPVPLGINVEVNADDATVIMKEALVE from the coding sequence GTGAGGTACTCGGTTAAGCCACGTAGGTTAAAGGAGGGTTCAACAGTAATGCTCATAGCCCCATCGGCGCCCCCTGGTTACCCAGGGAGTGGTTCAACACTTAACATTGGGATTGATTACCTTAGGAGGAAGGGTTTAAAGGTGATACTTGGTGATACTGTCAAGTTCGCCTTAAACAGGGGATTTCACTCAGCCTCAGATGAGGTTAGGGCTAGGGATATCATGAATGCCTTCACTAGGGATGATGTTGATGCTGTATGGTGCTTAAGAGGCATGAGCGGGGCCTTTAGGGTTATTAGGCTCCTCGATTACGAGGTAATTAAGGAGCACCCTAAGGTGTTGGTGGGGTTCAGTGACATAACGGCCCTACAGACTGCAGTGTATGCTAAGGCTGGAGTACCATCATTGCAGGCTCCAATGCTTGACCTTAACGTAACACCTAGTGAGACTGGCCTAAGTAGATTCAAGAGGGATACGGATATGGCGTTAAGTATACTTAAAGGTGAGGTAATGGAGCTTAAACCCCTTCAGGATGGGCCATTTCCAAGAGTAATAACACCAGGTAAGGCAAGTGGCGTAATGATTGGTGGTAACCTACTGAAGTTCCTCCTCCCTCAATCAATACCAAGCTTCAAAATTAACCCAGAGGGTAAGGTCTTATTCATTGAGGAAATAGCGCTACAGATACATAGGTTTGATGAATACTTAACGGCATTAGGACTATTAGGGATTCTTGGGGGAGTTAACGCCATCGTCTACGGTGAAATACCTGAGTTGAGGGAGTGGCAGGTTGGGGGCAGTATTGTTGAGTCAATTATTGATGCCACCAAGACCTATAATCCTAATGCCCCCTCATTCCTAAATTACCCATGTTGCCACGGGGGAGATCAACAGGGCTTAAACACGTACCCAGTACCCTTAGGCATTAATGTTGAGGTTAACGCCGATGATGCAACCGTAATAATGAAGGAGGCCCTCGTTGAGTAA
- a CDS encoding BadF/BadG/BcrA/BcrD ATPase family protein — translation MVKVILGIDGGATKTEAAVISYDGVLLALGQAGPSNPAALPINEVCDNISTSIINALRKVSGDINVIALSLSMAGYLGGVWDGEIRKCIKSKLGDYVKDARIYITEDIEAAHASAFLTGDGAVGILGTGSNFYGKYAGKRARVGGWGHLIDDEGGAYHIGALGLSTVVRSYDGRIGETILVKYALSQYSASSVEELVAKVYSAKDVKGAVASFARSVFNAAKEGDKEALLILRRETEEIALALTTVVKRLGATELPIALMGGTYMANRDLWRPMIEEELSKLMSRQVTVGEPLIRQSCAASVIPINAGERFSDSYLTNIVNSCSAKHEQ, via the coding sequence GTGGTTAAGGTAATATTAGGAATTGATGGAGGTGCAACTAAAACTGAAGCTGCGGTAATATCCTATGATGGCGTATTACTGGCCCTTGGGCAAGCCGGCCCCTCAAACCCAGCAGCATTACCCATTAATGAGGTCTGCGATAATATTTCAACAAGCATAATTAACGCGTTAAGGAAGGTTAGCGGTGACATTAACGTTATTGCACTAAGCCTATCAATGGCCGGTTACCTGGGTGGTGTCTGGGATGGTGAAATAAGGAAATGTATAAAGAGCAAACTGGGTGATTACGTTAAGGACGCTAGAATCTACATTACTGAAGACATTGAGGCTGCCCATGCTTCAGCATTCTTAACGGGTGATGGGGCAGTAGGCATATTGGGTACTGGTAGTAACTTCTACGGAAAGTACGCCGGTAAGAGAGCTAGGGTTGGTGGATGGGGGCACTTGATTGATGATGAAGGTGGTGCTTATCATATTGGGGCCTTAGGTTTATCAACAGTAGTGAGGTCATATGATGGTAGGATTGGGGAAACAATCCTAGTTAAGTATGCATTAAGCCAATACTCAGCTTCAAGTGTTGAGGAGTTGGTCGCTAAGGTTTACTCAGCAAAGGACGTTAAAGGTGCTGTGGCTTCCTTCGCTAGGAGTGTTTTTAATGCCGCTAAGGAAGGTGATAAGGAGGCTTTATTAATATTAAGAAGGGAGACCGAGGAGATTGCCTTGGCACTAACCACAGTGGTTAAGAGGCTTGGTGCTACTGAATTGCCCATAGCGTTAATGGGGGGTACATATATGGCTAATAGGGACTTATGGAGACCAATGATTGAGGAGGAGTTAAGTAAACTAATGAGTAGGCAAGTAACCGTGGGTGAACCATTAATAAGACAGTCCTGTGCAGCATCAGTGATACCCATTAATGCTGGTGAACGTTTCAGTGATAGTTACTTAACCAATATTGTTAACTCCTGTAGTGCTAAGCATGAGCAATAG
- the ahcY gene encoding adenosylhomocysteinase codes for MVESKVKDKSLAAKGRLQIEWAESHMPVLMAIRERFSREKPFKGVRIAASLHVTKETAVLAKTLAAGGADVYLAPSNPLSTQDDVAAALAEEGIHVYAWKGMSNREYYNAIGFAISSEPIITLDDGGDVAGTLHKLALGITDESVKYALEIAGNKDYVSLIKKILGGTEETTTGVIRFRAMEKDGKLMYPIIAVNDSYTKYLFDNRYGTGQSTWDGIIRATNLLVAGKVIVIAGYGWVGRGVAMRARGLGARRVIVTEVNPIRALEAVFDGFEVMPMNEAAEIGDIFITATGDIRVINLDHMLRMKNGAVLANTGHFNVEIDVEALEKNAKSKREIRPYVVEYLLPNGKKVYLIAEGRLVNLAAAEGHPSEVMDMSFSNQALAAEYILKNKGKLMPRVYRLPQDIDEEIARLKLTSMGIRFDSLTEEQAKYISSWETGT; via the coding sequence ATGGTTGAATCTAAGGTTAAGGATAAGTCATTAGCAGCTAAGGGGAGGCTTCAGATTGAGTGGGCTGAATCACACATGCCGGTGCTGATGGCTATTAGAGAGAGGTTCAGTAGAGAAAAACCCTTTAAGGGTGTTAGAATAGCCGCGAGCCTTCACGTTACTAAGGAGACCGCGGTCTTAGCTAAAACTCTAGCTGCTGGTGGTGCAGATGTTTACCTAGCGCCAAGCAACCCACTCTCCACTCAGGATGATGTTGCGGCAGCATTGGCTGAGGAGGGTATTCATGTGTATGCTTGGAAGGGTATGAGTAATAGGGAGTATTACAATGCAATAGGCTTCGCCATATCCTCAGAGCCCATTATAACTCTTGATGATGGGGGTGATGTAGCTGGTACACTGCATAAGTTGGCTTTAGGTATTACTGATGAATCAGTCAAGTACGCCCTTGAGATAGCAGGTAATAAGGATTACGTTAGCCTGATTAAGAAGATACTTGGTGGCACTGAGGAAACCACTACAGGAGTCATTAGGTTTAGGGCTATGGAGAAGGATGGGAAGTTAATGTACCCTATAATAGCTGTTAACGACTCCTATACTAAGTATCTTTTCGATAATAGGTATGGTACTGGTCAATCAACTTGGGACGGAATAATAAGAGCAACTAACCTACTGGTTGCAGGGAAGGTAATCGTAATAGCAGGATATGGGTGGGTTGGGAGGGGAGTTGCAATGAGGGCTAGGGGGCTTGGGGCTAGGAGGGTTATAGTTACTGAAGTCAACCCTATAAGGGCCCTTGAGGCAGTCTTCGATGGATTCGAGGTTATGCCAATGAATGAAGCAGCTGAAATAGGTGACATATTCATAACAGCCACAGGTGACATAAGGGTCATAAACCTCGACCACATGTTAAGAATGAAGAATGGTGCTGTATTAGCTAATACGGGGCATTTCAACGTTGAGATTGATGTGGAGGCCCTTGAGAAGAATGCTAAATCCAAGAGGGAGATCAGGCCATACGTGGTGGAATATCTCCTGCCTAATGGTAAGAAAGTATACTTAATAGCAGAGGGTAGGTTGGTTAACCTAGCAGCTGCAGAGGGGCATCCAAGTGAAGTAATGGACATGTCCTTTAGTAATCAAGCATTAGCAGCAGAGTATATTTTGAAAAATAAGGGTAAATTAATGCCGAGGGTTTACAGGTTACCTCAGGATATTGATGAGGAGATAGCTAGACTTAAGTTGACCTCAATGGGAATTAGATTTGATTCCTTAACTGAGGAGCAGGCTAAGTATATTTCAAGTTGGGAGACTGGCACATAA
- a CDS encoding membrane dipeptidase, translated as MKIADLHEDISWGTSQYFNDTINGPAQSSIAQLAKFDQALVFAAIYPHVRTWNEGADKVITLYGRVTNPTHFSFDLILDHLKFYYYLERRGLVKIIKGPDDSLGKVNIIISLEGTDALRDIYDLYILKNLGVRVIQLTWNYDTKFAASCNSKKDYGLTGEGEELVRLADDIGLLIDLAHASKQTVLDVASISKKPIIVSHANARKLKDSRRNLDDEMIEAVVKTGGVIGVTAIPSLLPKPSIEGVVDNIRYIGENYGWEHVAIGTDFLGMYPDEVISGFESIEKLSTLNSILGDKADTVLWKNAYNLLKYIKY; from the coding sequence ATGAAGATCGCTGATCTACATGAGGATATATCATGGGGAACATCACAGTACTTCAATGATACTATCAATGGCCCAGCTCAATCAAGCATAGCTCAATTAGCTAAATTTGACCAAGCACTGGTATTTGCAGCAATATATCCCCATGTCAGGACTTGGAATGAGGGTGCTGATAAGGTAATAACCCTCTACGGTAGAGTAACTAACCCGACACACTTTTCATTTGACCTAATACTGGATCATCTTAAGTTCTACTATTACCTAGAGAGGAGGGGGTTAGTTAAGATAATTAAGGGTCCTGATGACTCCTTAGGCAAAGTTAACATCATCATATCCCTAGAGGGAACTGATGCATTAAGAGACATCTATGACTTATACATACTTAAGAATCTGGGGGTTAGGGTAATTCAATTAACCTGGAACTATGATACTAAGTTTGCGGCATCATGCAACTCGAAGAAGGATTATGGCTTAACGGGAGAGGGTGAGGAATTAGTTAGGTTAGCTGATGATATTGGCTTATTAATTGACTTGGCTCATGCAAGTAAGCAGACCGTGCTTGATGTTGCATCAATATCTAAAAAACCTATCATAGTTAGCCACGCTAACGCTAGAAAACTTAAGGATTCCCGCAGGAACCTTGATGATGAAATGATAGAGGCTGTTGTTAAGACTGGAGGTGTCATAGGGGTAACCGCAATACCATCACTATTACCTAAACCAAGCATTGAGGGTGTGGTGGATAATATTAGGTATATTGGCGAGAACTACGGCTGGGAACACGTAGCAATAGGTACTGATTTCCTTGGAATGTACCCTGATGAAGTAATAAGTGGATTTGAATCAATTGAAAAACTAAGTACATTAAATAGTATATTAGGTGATAAGGCTGATACAGTATTGTGGAAGAACGCGTACAATTTACTAAAATACATTAAATATTAA
- a CDS encoding MFS transporter, which produces MQYKLSASVELILLIVYALMWSVVPLYALFSTYILYASGLTLIEIGVFSTSYNVASMIGQYSLGYLSDIMRSRRRVIIVDLLAVSLLTFFIMLSMRTIYYMVVSVLMGFLAGGFSTLMLASSSEISVAKLGRSISIVRIGGAIGWIGGSLIIPLVIIKSSLRYAFLFALIESLIALTIVTLMLKETYSTKFTTKLTLSTWAALSLYSLIAGLTISSASWFLPVYVFIKRGSILYLGEVIAAGAAAEVPIMIITGRLFDSSSLFRKHLFIINGVALSLAFTLYSIVPLSALYLAQVIRGIGYALFIISTPALLMSLGVERGKGSAVFFTMFSMGSILGGLIGGVVSTIIGVRNLFILLSLLFLLVSLAMNIALRSRVHEVQQSLKN; this is translated from the coding sequence GTGCAGTATAAATTAAGTGCCTCAGTGGAATTAATTCTATTAATTGTGTATGCCTTAATGTGGTCGGTGGTGCCGCTTTATGCATTATTCTCAACTTACATTCTCTATGCTAGTGGCTTAACCTTGATTGAAATAGGTGTATTCAGTACATCCTATAATGTAGCATCCATGATTGGCCAATATTCCTTAGGTTACTTATCAGATATAATGAGGAGTAGGAGAAGGGTAATAATTGTTGATTTACTTGCGGTGAGCCTCCTAACCTTTTTCATAATGTTAAGTATGCGGACAATATACTATATGGTGGTATCAGTGCTTATGGGGTTCTTAGCCGGGGGATTCTCAACACTTATGTTGGCTTCATCATCTGAAATATCAGTGGCGAAGTTAGGTAGGAGCATTAGTATTGTTAGGATTGGAGGAGCCATTGGCTGGATAGGAGGTAGCTTAATAATACCACTTGTAATAATTAAATCATCACTAAGATACGCCTTCTTATTCGCGTTAATTGAGTCGCTAATAGCGCTCACCATAGTGACGTTAATGCTTAAGGAAACCTACTCCACTAAATTTACGACTAAGCTTACTTTAAGCACATGGGCTGCATTATCACTATACTCATTAATAGCGGGATTAACAATATCATCAGCATCCTGGTTCCTACCTGTCTACGTCTTCATTAAGCGTGGTTCAATATTATACTTAGGCGAAGTTATTGCAGCTGGTGCAGCGGCTGAGGTACCAATCATGATTATTACTGGTAGGTTATTTGATAGTAGTTCATTGTTTAGGAAGCACTTATTTATCATTAATGGTGTAGCATTATCCCTAGCCTTCACATTATACTCCATTGTACCATTAAGTGCACTATACTTAGCTCAAGTAATTAGGGGTATTGGTTACGCATTATTCATTATATCAACCCCAGCATTACTTATGAGTTTAGGTGTAGAGAGGGGTAAGGGGTCAGCGGTATTCTTTACAATGTTCTCAATGGGTTCAATACTAGGTGGATTAATTGGAGGCGTTGTTTCAACAATAATCGGCGTGAGGAACTTATTCATTTTACTTTCCTTACTCTTCCTCCTTGTTTCATTAGCAATGAACATTGCGTTAAGAAGTAGAGTTCATGAGGTTCAACAGAGTTTAAAGAACTAA
- a CDS encoding sugar phosphate isomerase/epimerase, producing MNLGVSTYSFWHFEGEKMPINHYLEKAARHGFSGVEILEDHLRGLGTGDLREVKRTAFTLGLSIYAVSIHNDFVNPLTGSRDKEIELVKKWINAAYSLGASIIRINSGRWRTIKSFDELMKNKGKEPPLPGYSEEDALRWVEESIRSLLPAAEDLGVILGLENHWGISGKASNMVKMFNDVSSKYFRAIMDIGNFIEDTYEQLEMIAPYTAMVHAKTYFGGGVWYTLDIDYDKVFNMLRRYGFNGWVSLEYEGREDYDTGVAKSKELLLRYIKQ from the coding sequence ATGAACCTGGGAGTTTCAACATACTCCTTCTGGCACTTTGAAGGTGAGAAAATGCCCATTAACCATTACCTAGAGAAGGCGGCTAGGCATGGATTCAGTGGAGTTGAAATTCTTGAGGATCACCTAAGGGGGCTGGGTACTGGGGATTTAAGGGAGGTTAAGAGGACTGCTTTCACACTTGGGTTAAGCATATACGCAGTATCAATACACAATGATTTCGTTAATCCACTTACCGGTTCAAGAGATAAGGAAATTGAACTCGTTAAGAAGTGGATAAACGCAGCTTACTCTCTTGGAGCATCTATAATCAGGATTAATTCAGGTAGGTGGAGGACAATTAAGAGTTTTGATGAACTAATGAAGAATAAGGGCAAGGAGCCTCCATTACCTGGCTACAGTGAGGAGGATGCCTTAAGGTGGGTTGAGGAGTCGATAAGAAGCCTACTACCCGCTGCTGAGGATCTAGGAGTCATACTTGGTCTCGAGAATCACTGGGGGATTTCAGGTAAGGCCTCTAACATGGTGAAAATGTTTAATGACGTATCATCAAAGTACTTTAGGGCTATAATGGACATTGGTAACTTCATTGAAGATACCTATGAGCAACTGGAGATGATAGCACCCTACACCGCAATGGTTCATGCCAAGACCTACTTCGGCGGTGGTGTGTGGTATACTCTGGATATTGATTATGATAAGGTTTTCAACATGCTTAGGAGGTATGGTTTTAATGGTTGGGTTTCACTGGAGTATGAGGGTAGGGAGGATTACGATACTGGTGTTGCTAAGAGCAAGGAATTACTCCTAAGGTATATTAAACAATAG
- a CDS encoding beta-N-acetylhexosaminidase yields MGEEILIVPQPKQLQFNGEWFTFDGFSNLPSNIASDFNIPKGSWEIKLSEEEGDRCSISVSNGSINARGNRQICYATIIQLTMQRRGFMPSVEIYEELSFKIRGFHLDVARGGVPNLETLKDIIRWLFLLKYNYFFIYLEDLYPWRSYPDIGTLRGRLSEEEWNTIVNYGESYGIEVVPSLELLGHMENILSLPKYSRFKELWWIPRDGTLDASSEDARAFALRLLQDVLETSKSRLIHVGGDETWSLGRGRSLDKVGFVFKGPELYLMHYRAILNMVKKYGKVPIVWGDMLTGMYLPSEERSIWEGVINDKMWDEVIIANWNYEPLGVEDFRNMIDKVGRYGNQLACPGLSNWNRFYPDFERALTNVKNFLAAARERRLGGFLITAWGDDGEECLFTYLTPLILASMEIAEGMGDWEPKWIRLSGEDEGVLKARKLFGKGIVSYNIKNVIYLDRLSTMSNEAKEMIKDEWSRILAELRDVKLPESLELIRRMMELGLKAIRGEAKADDYWSIIDAYAKLWLSERKPEGLANVLSRFGKSMLILKYNLRG; encoded by the coding sequence ATGGGTGAGGAAATTCTAATAGTACCACAGCCTAAGCAACTGCAGTTCAATGGTGAATGGTTTACGTTCGACGGCTTCAGTAATCTACCCAGCAACATAGCCTCAGACTTCAATATACCTAAGGGTTCTTGGGAAATTAAATTAAGTGAGGAGGAGGGTGACCGCTGTTCAATTAGCGTTAGCAATGGTTCAATAAACGCTAGGGGGAATAGGCAGATTTGCTATGCAACAATCATTCAATTAACAATGCAGAGGAGGGGCTTTATGCCTAGTGTCGAGATTTACGAGGAACTTAGCTTTAAGATAAGGGGCTTCCACCTTGATGTTGCTAGGGGTGGTGTACCGAATCTTGAAACCCTTAAGGACATAATCAGGTGGCTGTTCCTACTTAAGTATAATTACTTCTTCATCTACCTGGAGGACCTTTACCCATGGAGGAGTTACCCAGACATAGGTACCTTAAGGGGTAGGTTAAGTGAAGAGGAGTGGAACACGATAGTTAACTATGGTGAATCATACGGTATTGAAGTTGTACCATCACTGGAGCTACTGGGTCACATGGAGAATATACTGTCGCTACCGAAGTACAGTAGGTTTAAGGAACTTTGGTGGATTCCACGCGATGGTACATTAGATGCAAGTAGTGAGGATGCGAGGGCCTTTGCATTAAGGCTACTTCAGGATGTTCTTGAGACAAGTAAGTCAAGGCTAATACACGTTGGTGGTGATGAAACTTGGTCACTGGGTAGGGGTAGGAGTCTTGATAAGGTTGGCTTCGTCTTTAAGGGTCCTGAACTATACTTAATGCACTATAGGGCTATATTAAACATGGTTAAGAAGTATGGTAAGGTACCGATTGTTTGGGGTGATATGCTGACAGGCATGTATTTACCAAGCGAGGAGAGGAGCATATGGGAGGGGGTTATAAATGACAAGATGTGGGATGAAGTAATTATAGCTAATTGGAACTATGAACCATTAGGCGTAGAGGATTTCAGAAACATGATAGATAAGGTTGGACGCTATGGTAACCAACTAGCATGCCCTGGCTTATCAAACTGGAATAGGTTCTACCCAGACTTCGAGAGAGCATTAACGAACGTCAAAAATTTCCTAGCAGCCGCTAGGGAGAGGAGACTGGGCGGATTCCTAATAACCGCATGGGGTGATGATGGGGAAGAATGCTTGTTCACCTACCTAACACCTCTAATACTAGCTTCAATGGAGATTGCTGAGGGTATGGGTGACTGGGAGCCTAAGTGGATTAGGTTAAGTGGTGAAGATGAGGGGGTTTTGAAAGCCCGTAAATTATTTGGTAAGGGAATAGTGTCCTACAATATAAAGAATGTTATATATCTGGATAGGTTAAGCACAATGAGTAATGAGGCTAAGGAGATGATTAAGGATGAGTGGAGCAGAATACTTGCTGAGCTAAGGGACGTAAAGCTTCCTGAAAGTTTAGAATTGATTAGGAGAATGATGGAACTTGGGTTAAAGGCAATTAGGGGTGAGGCTAAGGCTGATGATTACTGGAGTATAATTGACGCATACGCTAAACTATGGTTAAGTGAAAGGAAACCTGAGGGGTTAGCTAACGTATTATCCAGGTTCGGTAAATCAATGCTGATTCTCAAATATAACTTAAGGGGCTAG